One window of Nymphaea colorata isolate Beijing-Zhang1983 chromosome 1, ASM883128v2, whole genome shotgun sequence genomic DNA carries:
- the LOC126409707 gene encoding pleiotropic drug resistance protein 3-like isoform X1: MTVRETLDFSARCQGVGKKTEMMMELNKKEKEAGIMPDHDIDIYMKATSIAGLKRSLQTDYILKILGLDICSDTIVGNAMRIGISGGQKKRLTTGEMIVGPTKTLFMDEISTGLDSSTTYQKVTCLQQFVHITDATVLISLLQPAPETFDLFDDLILMAGGKIVYHGPLSMLFSSLRIVVSSAQKGRVLLISFKRYILGSSPSTCN, translated from the exons ATGACAGTGAGAGAAACCCTTGATTTTTCTGCCAGGTGCCAGGGTGTGGGAAAAAAAACTG AGATGATGATGGAactgaataagaaagaaaaagaagctggAATCATGCCAGATCATGATATAGACATTTATATGAAG GCTACATCAATTGCGGGATTGAAGAGAAGTCTTCAAACGGATTACATTTTGAAG ATTCTTGGATTAGACATATGCTCTGACACTATTGTGGGCAATGCCATGAGAATCGGCATCTCTGGTGGACAGAAAAAAAGGTTAACCACAG GGGAGATGATTGTGGGGCCCACAAAGACTCTTTTCATGGATGAGATATCAACTGGATTGGATAGTTCAACTACATATCAGAAAGTCACATGTCTTCAACAATTTGTACACATCACAGATGCCACGGTGTTGATATCTCTGCTCCAACCAGCACCAGAGACATTTGACCTCTTTGATGATCTCATATTGATGGCAGGGGGCAAGATTGTTTACCATGGTCCTCTGTCCATGCTCTTCAGTTCTTTGAGGATTGTGGTTTCAAGTGCCCAGAAAGGAAGGGTGCTGCTGATTTCCTTCAAGAGGTATATACTGGGTTCATCTCCTTCAACTTGCAATTGA
- the LOC116255844 gene encoding cathepsin B-like protease 3, which translates to MSAGEVQVIVNSLLPLVDGTMINFDDYFLPLLAVQSTSLSVNNVLACCGSMCGGGCDGGWPINGCQYFVQNGVVTEE; encoded by the exons ATGTCCGCTGGTGAGGTTCAAGTCATTGTCAATTCCTTGTTGCCACTGGTTGATGGCACGATGATCAACTTTGATGATTACTTTCTGCCTCTCCTTGCAGTTCAG AGCACCTCACTGTCAGTTAACAATGTTCTTGCATGTTGTGGGTCTATGTGTGGAGGTGGCTGTGATGGAGGCTGGCCTATCAATGGCTGTCAATACTTTGTCCAAAATGGCGTCGTCACAGAAGAG TAA
- the LOC126409707 gene encoding pleiotropic drug resistance protein 3-like isoform X2: MTVRETLDFSARCQGVGKKTEMMMELNKKEKEAGIMPDHDIDIYMKATSIAGLKRSLQTDYILKILGLDICSDTIVGNAMRIGISGGQKKRLTTGEMIVGPTKTLFMDEISTGLDSSTTYQKVTCLQQFVHITDATVLISLLQPAPETFDLFDDLILMAGGKIVYHGPLSMLFSSLRIVVSSAQKGRVLLISFKR; encoded by the exons ATGACAGTGAGAGAAACCCTTGATTTTTCTGCCAGGTGCCAGGGTGTGGGAAAAAAAACTG AGATGATGATGGAactgaataagaaagaaaaagaagctggAATCATGCCAGATCATGATATAGACATTTATATGAAG GCTACATCAATTGCGGGATTGAAGAGAAGTCTTCAAACGGATTACATTTTGAAG ATTCTTGGATTAGACATATGCTCTGACACTATTGTGGGCAATGCCATGAGAATCGGCATCTCTGGTGGACAGAAAAAAAGGTTAACCACAG GGGAGATGATTGTGGGGCCCACAAAGACTCTTTTCATGGATGAGATATCAACTGGATTGGATAGTTCAACTACATATCAGAAAGTCACATGTCTTCAACAATTTGTACACATCACAGATGCCACGGTGTTGATATCTCTGCTCCAACCAGCACCAGAGACATTTGACCTCTTTGATGATCTCATATTGATGGCAGGGGGCAAGATTGTTTACCATGGTCCTCTGTCCATGCTCTTCAGTTCTTTGAGGATTGTGGTTTCAAGTGCCCAGAAAGGAAGGGTGCTGCTGATTTCCTTCAAGAG GTAA